A section of the Streptomyces agglomeratus genome encodes:
- a CDS encoding RHS repeat-associated core domain-containing protein, translating to MLVAYLVASLLGGPVAVAAELELRKLAKPDPVPVSKVKGKGLNKPDETARNRFRPDEKARWPSPGAVTADVSGAGKRAKTLKAGSLPVTLKAPKGAGRSAPVAGQVQVQVLNRSAATAAGVDGVLIAVEGHGGKNTAVRVPMKLDYSGFAGLYGGDWASRLTLRELPACALTTPGKKSCGPGKTIKAVNNTEDGTLTADVPVTVTKSGPAETGKPVQPAPPMARSATGAVASPDATLFAVSAANSGATGDFGVTSLSPSSKWEAGGSSGGFSWSYDIDTPGVPGGVEPSVGLSYSSQAVDGRTAATNNQANWIGDGWSMSPGSIERRYTSCETDKADGNNPSHKVGDQCWKKDNATLSLGGSSSELVKDDTTGEWRKKADDGTKIAQLKSSTRANGDADGEYWRVTAPDGTRYYFGYNRLPGWAEGKPETNSAWTVPVYGNHSGEPCNATTFTDSWCQQGWRWNLDYVVDPHSNAMAYYWDKESNHYQRNIDSSYKGTLTNYTRGGYLKRIEYGLRSNTMYAAKAAAKVDFTTAERCLPTSTFDCAADKFTSANANKWPDVPFDQVCAAGSACEGNSSPSFFTRKRLTAITTSVLDSDVYKKADTWALKHSFPSTGDGTDPPLWLAAIGRTGHTAGTSVTLPEVVLYGQQLPNRVEGAVDTIPAYNRYRVYAVKNETGSTLGVTYSTPDCTASSLPAPATNTKRCYPVIWSPPDAPAANFEPYQDWFHTYVATQILESDNTAGAPVKRTDYTYLGGLAWAKNDDEFTKAKHRTYGDTRGYGRVQTRTGDPAEGTQALSETRYFRGITGAQVADSEGNEVADHEAYAGLTRETATYNGSGGALISATSSTPWRSTATASHARSADNLPTVHAYLTGVKKEQTRTAVTGGTLRRTESVREFDSYGHTVSVSHSGDTAKSGDEQCTTTSYARNTATNMTLVAENKTVATACDTTASLPVDLVATERYYYDGSTTLGAAPTKGDETRRDEQDGAGTGFLTVNKATYDAYGRQTGATDAAGAPSTVAYTPATGQIPTQTINTNALGHATTTTTDPARGLTTSAVDANGKRTDAEYDALGRVIKVWSPGWAKATYPSLPTTQYSYSLSQTTPNVVTTKALNHNGEYLTSYTFFDGLLRPRQTQSAAVGAEGRVVTETRYDTRGLAWKTYGAYYATGAPTTTLVAGDDTKVPAGTETQYDGAMRPVTQISLKYGDETKRTTTVHGGDRTTLIPPKGGTAATTITDALGRKTETRAYTNSARTEFQATTYAYNKHGKLAKLTDPAGTAWTWTYDARGRQIKADDPDKGPGTTTYDDADRPVKTTDVRGTELITSYDVLGRVEELKEGTVRRASWTYDTVAKGQPAADTRYIGDQPYTTKIDGYNDRYQPTSSTITIPASEEGLAGTYTWSYGYNQYTGAEEWLKQPAIGALPSERVTTNFNNSDLPVSTTAGGVPLVGNVNYDVFARPVRVELGAFGHKVYDTRAWDEHTGSLNRRTLDGDEALRIEDTRYSYDAAGNTTRISATSGQDAAASTDTQCFAIDALRRMTEAWTTKSAADDCTTGPSTATAGGPDAYWHSYEYDVAGNRAKETQHAVATGFSDITRTYTAGKSGEANPHALHSVSTTGGPDNGKTEKFTYDEAGNTTSRNGGARDQELIWDAEGQLAKITEGGKSTEYVYDPDGNRLLARNADSTTTAYLPGGNELKVTAAGAKSATRYYDHAGETVAVRTTSGISFLFSDHQGTGLTAVGFAAGQLITRRKQLPFGKSRSSTGSNWPGDRGFVGGMTDPTGLTHLGAREYDPQLGRFMSVDPLLLTDDPSQHNPYVYGNNNAATFADPTGEAYEECVSGQYNCTYGPGGTGDIKEIEFGKNYEKVTKSVGGTISPNHTIQQNTGYRHVYTKGSGVTGPTAAQRARSAEIERQRRLVRLRKAAEAQHAANQQERGFWDELFGFGPPPPIKFVAAEPKIGIVYPGPAAGRLGARAGATERKSWELTAAKSEKVMEGGPFKSTFYKSRSDGTWWTQDVTGHGGSAFKVYRETKKGLEWIADADRYGTYMTNKWKGKTGRFIPKDQLKGVRR from the coding sequence ATGCTCGTGGCCTATCTAGTAGCCAGCCTGCTGGGCGGCCCGGTGGCTGTCGCAGCGGAACTGGAGCTGCGCAAGCTCGCGAAACCGGACCCGGTGCCGGTCTCCAAGGTCAAGGGCAAGGGCCTCAATAAACCGGATGAGACGGCCCGGAACCGCTTCAGGCCTGACGAGAAGGCGCGATGGCCCTCTCCCGGCGCAGTGACAGCCGACGTCTCGGGCGCGGGCAAAAGGGCGAAAACGCTGAAGGCCGGTTCGCTACCTGTGACCCTCAAGGCCCCGAAGGGGGCCGGGCGCAGTGCCCCTGTGGCCGGACAGGTGCAGGTGCAGGTGCTGAACCGGTCCGCGGCCACAGCGGCCGGTGTCGACGGTGTGCTCATCGCAGTTGAGGGCCACGGCGGCAAGAACACTGCAGTACGCGTCCCGATGAAGCTGGACTACTCGGGGTTCGCCGGCCTGTACGGCGGCGACTGGGCCTCGCGGCTGACGCTCCGTGAGCTACCGGCCTGCGCGCTGACCACCCCAGGCAAGAAGAGCTGCGGCCCGGGCAAGACGATAAAGGCGGTCAACAACACCGAAGACGGCACGCTGACGGCCGACGTGCCGGTCACGGTCACGAAGTCCGGCCCGGCAGAGACCGGAAAGCCAGTGCAGCCAGCACCGCCCATGGCCCGCTCCGCCACTGGCGCCGTCGCATCCCCTGATGCCACCCTGTTTGCCGTCAGTGCCGCCAACTCCGGCGCGACCGGCGACTTCGGCGTCACCTCCCTGTCTCCGTCGAGCAAGTGGGAGGCGGGCGGCTCCTCCGGCGGCTTCTCCTGGTCCTACGACATCGACACGCCCGGCGTCCCCGGCGGCGTGGAGCCCAGCGTGGGCCTGTCCTACTCCTCCCAAGCGGTGGACGGACGCACAGCAGCCACCAACAACCAGGCCAACTGGATCGGTGACGGCTGGTCCATGTCGCCCGGCTCCATCGAGCGGCGCTACACCTCCTGCGAAACCGACAAAGCAGACGGCAACAACCCGTCGCACAAGGTCGGCGACCAGTGCTGGAAGAAGGACAACGCCACCTTGTCGCTGGGCGGTTCCTCCAGCGAACTCGTCAAGGACGACACCACAGGCGAGTGGCGCAAGAAGGCCGACGACGGCACGAAGATCGCACAGTTGAAGAGTTCCACCCGCGCCAACGGCGACGCCGACGGCGAATACTGGCGTGTCACCGCCCCGGACGGAACCCGCTACTACTTCGGCTACAACCGACTGCCCGGCTGGGCCGAGGGCAAGCCCGAAACCAACTCCGCCTGGACAGTACCGGTCTACGGCAACCACTCCGGCGAGCCGTGCAACGCCACCACCTTCACTGATTCCTGGTGCCAGCAGGGCTGGCGATGGAACCTCGACTACGTCGTGGACCCGCACAGCAACGCCATGGCCTACTACTGGGACAAGGAGTCCAACCACTACCAGCGCAACATCGACTCCTCGTACAAGGGCACACTCACCAACTACACACGCGGCGGCTACCTCAAGCGCATCGAGTACGGGTTGCGCTCGAACACCATGTACGCGGCCAAGGCCGCGGCCAAGGTCGACTTCACCACCGCCGAGCGGTGCCTGCCCACCAGCACCTTCGACTGCGCGGCCGACAAATTCACCTCAGCCAACGCCAACAAGTGGCCAGACGTCCCCTTCGACCAGGTCTGCGCCGCGGGCTCCGCCTGCGAGGGCAACTCCTCGCCGTCGTTCTTCACCCGCAAGCGGCTGACCGCTATCACGACCTCCGTGCTGGACAGCGACGTGTACAAGAAGGCCGACACCTGGGCGCTGAAGCACTCCTTCCCCTCCACCGGAGACGGCACCGACCCGCCGCTGTGGCTGGCCGCCATCGGCCGTACCGGGCACACTGCCGGCACCTCCGTGACGCTGCCCGAGGTCGTCCTGTACGGCCAGCAGCTGCCCAACCGCGTCGAGGGCGCCGTCGACACGATCCCGGCCTACAACCGCTACCGCGTCTACGCAGTCAAGAACGAGACCGGCAGCACCCTGGGCGTCACCTATTCCACACCTGACTGCACGGCGAGCAGCCTGCCCGCCCCGGCGACGAACACCAAACGCTGCTACCCAGTGATCTGGTCACCACCGGACGCCCCGGCGGCCAACTTCGAGCCGTACCAGGACTGGTTCCACACCTATGTGGCCACTCAGATCCTCGAGTCCGACAACACCGCCGGCGCACCGGTCAAGCGGACCGACTACACCTACCTGGGCGGACTGGCCTGGGCCAAGAATGACGACGAGTTCACCAAGGCCAAGCACCGGACCTACGGTGATACACGGGGTTACGGGCGTGTCCAGACACGCACCGGCGACCCAGCCGAAGGCACACAGGCACTGAGCGAGACCCGCTACTTCCGCGGAATCACCGGCGCACAAGTCGCCGACAGCGAGGGCAACGAGGTCGCAGACCACGAGGCATACGCCGGCCTGACGCGGGAGACGGCCACCTACAACGGCTCGGGCGGAGCTCTCATCTCCGCCACCAGCTCCACTCCCTGGCGCTCGACCGCGACCGCCTCCCACGCCCGCAGCGCCGACAATCTGCCGACCGTGCACGCCTACCTCACCGGCGTGAAGAAGGAACAGACCCGCACCGCCGTCACGGGTGGAACGCTCCGCCGCACCGAATCGGTGCGCGAGTTCGACTCCTACGGCCACACCGTCTCCGTCTCCCATTCCGGAGATACCGCCAAGAGCGGCGACGAGCAGTGCACCACCACTTCGTACGCCCGCAACACAGCAACGAACATGACCCTGGTGGCTGAGAACAAGACGGTCGCCACGGCCTGTGACACCACGGCAAGCCTGCCCGTCGACCTGGTGGCAACAGAACGCTACTACTACGACGGATCCACCACACTCGGCGCTGCTCCCACCAAGGGCGACGAGACCAGGCGTGACGAGCAGGACGGCGCTGGAACTGGCTTCCTGACCGTGAACAAGGCCACCTACGACGCCTACGGGCGCCAGACCGGGGCAACCGACGCGGCCGGCGCCCCGTCCACCGTCGCCTACACCCCGGCCACCGGCCAGATACCGACACAGACGATCAACACCAACGCACTCGGCCACGCCACGACGACGACCACAGACCCGGCGCGTGGACTGACCACATCCGCCGTCGACGCCAATGGAAAGCGGACCGACGCCGAATACGACGCCCTCGGCCGCGTCATCAAGGTCTGGTCTCCCGGCTGGGCAAAAGCCACCTACCCCAGCCTCCCCACGACCCAGTACTCCTACAGCCTCTCCCAGACCACGCCGAACGTGGTGACCACCAAGGCGCTCAACCACAACGGCGAGTACCTGACCTCGTATACCTTCTTCGACGGCCTGCTCCGTCCGCGGCAGACCCAAAGCGCGGCTGTCGGTGCCGAGGGACGCGTAGTTACCGAGACGCGATATGACACCCGCGGACTAGCCTGGAAAACATACGGCGCCTACTACGCGACCGGGGCACCCACCACCACCCTGGTCGCCGGTGACGACACCAAGGTCCCGGCCGGCACCGAGACGCAGTACGACGGTGCCATGCGCCCCGTCACCCAAATTTCGCTGAAGTACGGCGACGAGACCAAGCGCACCACCACCGTCCACGGCGGCGACCGCACGACCCTCATCCCCCCCAAGGGCGGTACCGCAGCGACGACGATCACCGACGCGCTGGGTCGCAAGACCGAGACGCGCGCCTACACCAACAGCGCGCGCACCGAGTTCCAGGCGACGACCTACGCCTACAACAAGCACGGCAAGCTGGCGAAGCTGACCGACCCGGCGGGCACCGCCTGGACCTGGACCTACGACGCCCGTGGCCGTCAAATCAAGGCGGACGACCCGGACAAGGGTCCCGGCACCACGACGTACGACGACGCAGACCGCCCGGTGAAGACCACCGACGTCCGGGGCACCGAACTCATCACGTCCTACGACGTACTCGGCCGCGTGGAAGAGCTCAAGGAAGGCACGGTGCGTCGCGCTTCCTGGACCTATGACACCGTCGCCAAGGGCCAGCCGGCCGCAGACACCCGCTACATCGGCGATCAGCCCTACACGACGAAGATCGACGGCTATAACGACCGCTACCAGCCGACCTCGTCGACCATTACGATCCCGGCCTCCGAGGAGGGACTGGCGGGCACCTACACCTGGTCGTACGGCTACAACCAGTACACCGGCGCGGAGGAATGGCTGAAGCAACCAGCAATAGGGGCTCTCCCCTCCGAGCGGGTCACCACCAATTTCAACAACTCCGACCTCCCTGTCTCGACCACGGCCGGTGGCGTACCCCTGGTCGGCAACGTCAACTACGACGTATTCGCCCGGCCGGTCCGCGTCGAGCTCGGCGCCTTCGGCCACAAGGTGTACGACACTCGGGCCTGGGACGAGCACACGGGAAGCCTAAACCGGCGCACCCTCGACGGCGATGAGGCCCTGCGGATCGAAGATACCCGCTACTCGTACGACGCAGCGGGCAACACCACCCGGATCTCTGCCACCTCTGGCCAGGACGCCGCCGCCTCAACTGACACACAATGCTTCGCCATCGACGCCCTGCGCCGCATGACGGAGGCATGGACCACCAAGAGCGCTGCTGACGACTGCACCACAGGACCGTCGACCGCGACGGCAGGCGGGCCGGACGCCTACTGGCACTCGTACGAGTACGACGTGGCAGGCAACCGCGCCAAGGAGACCCAGCACGCGGTCGCTACCGGCTTCTCCGACATCACCCGCACGTACACCGCGGGAAAGAGCGGAGAGGCCAACCCGCACGCTCTGCACTCGGTTTCCACGACCGGCGGCCCTGACAACGGGAAGACGGAAAAGTTCACCTATGACGAGGCCGGTAACACCACCAGTCGCAACGGCGGGGCCCGTGACCAGGAACTAATCTGGGACGCAGAGGGCCAACTCGCCAAGATCACAGAAGGCGGGAAGTCCACCGAGTACGTCTACGATCCGGATGGCAACCGGCTCCTGGCCCGCAATGCGGACAGCACAACCACGGCGTACCTACCGGGCGGCAACGAACTGAAGGTCACGGCAGCAGGCGCGAAGAGCGCCACCCGCTACTACGACCACGCTGGCGAGACAGTCGCGGTACGCACCACCTCGGGCATCAGCTTCCTCTTTAGCGATCACCAGGGCACAGGCCTGACCGCCGTCGGATTCGCTGCCGGCCAGCTCATCACCCGCCGCAAGCAACTTCCCTTCGGCAAGAGCCGCTCCAGCACAGGCTCCAATTGGCCGGGTGACCGTGGTTTCGTCGGCGGTATGACCGACCCGACGGGCCTGACCCATCTTGGGGCCCGCGAGTACGACCCACAACTGGGCCGCTTCATGTCCGTGGACCCGCTTCTGCTGACCGACGACCCGAGCCAGCACAACCCGTACGTCTACGGCAACAACAACGCCGCCACCTTCGCCGACCCCACTGGCGAGGCGTACGAGGAATGCGTCAGCGGCCAGTACAACTGCACCTACGGGCCCGGCGGCACTGGCGATATCAAAGAGATCGAGTTCGGCAAGAACTACGAAAAGGTCACCAAGTCCGTCGGTGGCACCATCTCCCCCAACCACACAATCCAGCAGAACACCGGCTACAGGCACGTCTACACCAAGGGCAGCGGCGTCACAGGCCCGACAGCTGCTCAGCGAGCACGATCAGCTGAGATCGAACGCCAGAGAAGGCTCGTCAGGCTGCGCAAAGCCGCTGAAGCGCAGCATGCTGCCAATCAACAAGAGCGCGGTTTCTGGGATGAACTATTCGGATTCGGGCCGCCTCCGCCGATCAAGTTCGTAGCTGCCGAGCCGAAGATAGGCATTGTTTATCCGGGGCCCGCAGCAGGCCGGCTCGGTGCCCGTGCGGGGGCGACTGAGCGGAAAAGTTGGGAACTTACTGCCGCGAAGTCCGAAAAGGTGATGGAGGGCGGCCCCTTCAAGTCGACGTTCTACAAAAGCCGATCTGATGGCACATGGTGGACGCAGGATGTCACTGGGCACGGAGGCTCTGCTTTCAAGGTCTACCGTGAGACTAAGAAGGGACTCGAATGGATCGCCGACGCCGACCGCTACGGTACCTACATGACAAACAAATGGAAGGGTAAAACGGGGCGATTCATCCCGAAAGATCAGCTCAAGGGAGTCAGGCGATGA